AAAATTCCCAAGGAAAAAATTTCCATCCAAGCTTCTAGTTTGTATAAGCCGGTGGAGAATTCCTCTTCTACTCCGGAAGGAAAGGCTTCCGGCGAAAGGGTGGAAATTTTTATTCGTAAAAAATCGGGACACTGATCAGAAAAGTTATGGAACGAAACAAATTGTTTTTAATTTTTGGAATATTCTTATTTTTGAATGTATCGGGCTGTAAGAAAAAAACTCTCCCGCAAGGAATACAAGACGAAGTATGGAGGGAAGAATCTTCCGAACTGGTTTCCGTTTATTGCCAAAAAATTTCAATTTGTGCGAAACCGTCTTTGAAAGAATTGAAAGAATCTTCGAAAACGTTGATTCAGGAAAGATTAAATCCGGCCAATTGTGCGGAAAAATTTCGTAAGTCAAACGCGTATTTGCTTGCAAATGAAGATCCAGAAACCGTAAAAAAAACGGTAAGAGGGTGCTTTCAAACCGTAATTAAAGAAAGTTGCGATAAAATTCAAAAAGGAATTCTAGACCTTTCCGAAGATTGTAAGCTGCTTCAAGCGATTCAGTCCAAATAACATATGTTACGCGGTCTTAAAAGGCTCAACCGATACGATAAGAAAATATTAAAGATTTTGAAATTAGGAGGCAAACTCGCTTCTTTTAGTCAAATTGGGTTTTCCAGAAAAACTTTGGAAGGATTTCGGTTTCCGATTCATGCGTTGAAAATTGGAACTGAAAAAGGAATCAAAGAACATCCGGTTGGGATCGTTGCGGGAGTTCATGGTTTAGAGACGATTGGTATTTTGATCCTTCTCGATTTTTTAGAATACATTCTACACCCCAATTCGACCGGGTATCTTCCAGAATTAAAAAAAGGTAAATTAGGAATTATTGTATTACCAATTTTGAATCCAGGAGGAGTTGCGTTAAAACAAAGATCCAATCCCGCGGGAGTAGACTTGATGAGGAACTCTGGGATTGAAGCGGTAAAACCGATTCCTT
Above is a window of Leptospira kirschneri serovar Cynopteri str. 3522 CT DNA encoding:
- a CDS encoding LA_2478/LA_2722/LA_4182 family protein; this encodes MERNKLFLIFGIFLFLNVSGCKKKTLPQGIQDEVWREESSELVSVYCQKISICAKPSLKELKESSKTLIQERLNPANCAEKFRKSNAYLLANEDPETVKKTVRGCFQTVIKESCDKIQKGILDLSEDCKLLQAIQSK